The window CCTCATGAAGAAGGGGTTTGAAGAAATCGTAAGATACGCTTACGAAAACGGCATCCCAATGGGTATTGCTCCTACAGTTTCAGAACTGTTGACTGAGGGCATCTTAAAGACCCTATTAAGATACGATGTAAAACACGTCTCTATAAGCCTAGATGGAGGTTACCCCCACACCCACGACTACATACGTGGTTTAAACGGCCACTTCGAAGCCACAATAGAAACACTAAGAAAGCTTATAGGTCTTGGCTTCAACGTTCAGGTGAACACTCTGGTATGCAGAGTCAACGTCTTTGAGCTCCCAGAAATCCTTAATCTACTACTCACAATGAATGTTAAGGTCTGGGAACTCTTCTTCCTTGTAAAGGTCGGTAGAGGTGTTGAGGTAGAGGATCTGACCCCTCAAGAATACGAAGATACCCTCCACTTCCTATTTGATGCGCTGAGCTACGGGGTTAACGTTAGAACCGTAGAGGCCCCATTCTTCAGAAGGGTAATAATATTAACCAGATCAAAGAGCGATACAAAGAACGCTGGCGTAGAAGAGATTATCCAAAAGTATGGTCTCGGCAATCTATACAAGAAGCTAGCCGCAAAGCTAGAAGAATTAGGACACATGAAGATTCAAAATGTTAATGTGGGGATAAGGAGACCAGCTACGAGAGACGGCTACGGGGTCATCTTCATCGCATACAATGGGGACATTTACCCAAGCGGCTTTACACCCCTTAAGCTGGGTAATGTGAAAGATGAAAGCATCGTAGACGTATACAGAAGTAATAAGATTTTACAGAC of the Nitrososphaerota archaeon genome contains:
- a CDS encoding TIGR04053 family radical SAM/SPASM domain-containing protein, which codes for MLTELNYDFNNKPLLIFWELTRACKLKCRHCRADAILNPLPDELTLDEGFNVIDDIKGFGKPYPTLILTGGDPLMKKGFEEIVRYAYENGIPMGIAPTVSELLTEGILKTLLRYDVKHVSISLDGGYPHTHDYIRGLNGHFEATIETLRKLIGLGFNVQVNTLVCRVNVFELPEILNLLLTMNVKVWELFFLVKVGRGVEVEDLTPQEYEDTLHFLFDALSYGVNVRTVEAPFFRRVIILTRSKSDTKNAGVEEIIQKYGLGNLYKKLAAKLEELGHMKIQNVNVGIRRPATRDGYGVIFIAYNGDIYPSGFTPLKLGNVKDESIVDVYRSNKILQTIRLAVFKGRCGICEYRHICGGSRARAFATRGDVLDEDPACIYNPGKQILNS